Proteins co-encoded in one Pseudophryne corroboree isolate aPseCor3 chromosome 1, aPseCor3.hap2, whole genome shotgun sequence genomic window:
- the TICAM2 gene encoding TIR domain-containing adapter molecule 2, which translates to MKIMGNRSPQRKPPPATGEVDKQQIIKVEYTHSNAVTECCPLEDMTSTTQTEDINEERNENVFYKFVILHAETDTLEATRVKDMLQDKFCIKPGLIFGEMPAGQPILKNLDNAVNGSAWTILLLTETFLRETWCEFQSHATLINSIHMDHKYNTVIPLRPKDNNLPREKTPLPLNLINALEEGKAEFTKQVEKTFQESLYQKQYAIWRAEKQDMEQ; encoded by the coding sequence ATGAAAATTATGGGAAACAGAAGTCCACAAAGAAAACCTCCCCCGGCAACTGGTGAAGTAGATAAACAGCAAATCATTAAAGTAGAATATACCCACTCcaatgcagttactgagtgctgCCCCCTAGAGGACATGACAAGTACAACACAGACAGAGGACATCAATGAGGAAAGAAATGAGAATGTGTTTTATAAATTTGTCATTTTGCATGCAGAAACTGATACACTAGAAGCTACAAGAGTGAAGGACATGCTGCAAGACAAGTTCTGCATTAAACCAGGCCTCATCTTTGGAGAAATGCCGGCAGGTCAGCCTATTCTGAAAAACCTGGATAATGCAGTAAATGGTTCAGCCTGGACTATTCTATTACTAACAGAGACCTTCCTCCGAGAGACCTGGTGCGAGTTTCAGTCCCACGCGACATTAATCAATTCCATTCACATGGATCATAAATATAACACTGTGATTCCTTTAAGACCAAAAGACAATAACTTGCCAAGAGAGAAGACACCCCTTCCACTGAATCTCATTAACGCTTTGGAAGAAGGAAAAGCAGAATTTACAAAGCAAGTGGAGAAAACCTTTCAGGAGTCTCTGTATCAAAAACAGTATGCAATATGGAGGGCTGAGAAACAGGACATGGAACAGTGA